From the genome of Pseudobacteriovorax antillogorgiicola, one region includes:
- a CDS encoding GGDEF domain-containing protein produces MNLTTDNEILTVCIATACSNQEATLLSHGSKFFDRQILCSSSSAVERALELYDTDLLVISEDLSDRDRQSLLQRERLGSPFTPTTILIARDAKNFRWDQNSDCSLFDVLSDDLSSAERVSSAFRAVSQYIRLQRQFSRLTIRDAETGLYNRNFIEFHLDSALEKFKQTSQPLTVTLLSFSSPEDQIELAADSMETIINQVAHHFTRNMRTTDIICRVDKQKFMIVMPDTDEDSAFAAMGRVFFRGKYRNWGDRSFTTRLPFTGTISFASSRTIPVTTLIEMATDNLCHSPSKLSWTPGED; encoded by the coding sequence TTGAATCTGACTACTGACAATGAAATTCTAACCGTTTGCATCGCAACTGCTTGCTCCAATCAGGAGGCAACCCTATTATCCCATGGGAGTAAGTTTTTCGATCGACAGATTCTTTGTAGTAGCAGTTCGGCTGTTGAACGCGCCCTTGAGCTTTACGATACCGATCTCTTGGTGATATCAGAGGACTTATCGGATCGAGATCGACAGTCACTCCTTCAAAGAGAACGCCTGGGATCACCATTCACCCCAACCACCATACTAATCGCAAGAGATGCGAAAAATTTTCGTTGGGATCAGAATTCCGATTGCTCCCTATTTGACGTCCTGAGTGATGACCTTTCCTCGGCCGAAAGAGTCTCATCGGCGTTCCGTGCCGTCTCCCAGTATATTCGGCTCCAAAGACAGTTCTCAAGGCTGACAATTCGCGATGCGGAAACTGGGCTTTATAATCGGAATTTTATTGAATTTCATCTGGACTCTGCCCTAGAAAAATTCAAGCAAACCAGCCAGCCACTCACGGTGACACTTCTAAGCTTCTCCTCCCCCGAAGATCAGATCGAGCTAGCCGCAGATTCCATGGAAACTATTATTAATCAAGTAGCTCACCACTTTACCCGCAACATGAGAACCACCGATATTATCTGCAGGGTTGATAAGCAGAAATTTATGATCGTTATGCCTGACACAGATGAAGACAGTGCCTTTGCAGCCATGGGTCGGGTCTTTTTTCGCGGCAAATATCGAAACTGGGGGGATCGAAGCTTCACCACTCGACTGCCCTTCACTGGCACCATATCGTTTGCAAGCTCCCGGACAATACCCGTCACGACTCTCATAGAAATGGCCACAGACAACCTTTGTCATAGCCCCTCAAAGCTTTCCTGGACTCCTGGAGAAGATTGA
- a CDS encoding serine O-acetyltransferase, with amino-acid sequence MKPWIANVSQAMFDLNQRTPPTLCRASIFSWTMTLIDSLFPSRCEKPICSLDAWQTRFQDLDERLHSILQDLDWQTQDTWDSTCEAFFSYLPSCKHQLDQDAQFFLEQDPAANSVQEVVLCYPGFYALAIHRVAHKLYEMNVPLLPRVLSEFAHEKTGIDIHPGAQVDCPLFIDHGTGIVIGETAIVGHHVKIFQGVTLGAPSVKRNLRGKKRHPTIGNQVVLYANATILGGDTHIGDGTIVGGSAWITDSVPAGSRVLANLPN; translated from the coding sequence ATGAAACCGTGGATTGCAAATGTTTCTCAAGCAATGTTTGATCTGAATCAACGTACACCACCAACCCTGTGCAGAGCATCCATATTTTCTTGGACCATGACGCTTATCGATAGCCTTTTTCCCAGTCGGTGTGAAAAGCCAATATGTTCACTAGATGCGTGGCAGACTCGTTTTCAAGATCTCGACGAAAGATTGCATAGTATCCTTCAGGATCTTGACTGGCAGACCCAGGACACTTGGGACTCCACATGTGAAGCGTTTTTTTCTTATCTTCCAAGCTGTAAGCATCAGCTCGATCAAGACGCTCAGTTTTTCTTAGAGCAAGACCCTGCAGCGAATTCAGTGCAGGAGGTGGTGCTCTGTTACCCAGGTTTCTATGCCTTGGCTATCCATCGAGTTGCACATAAACTTTATGAGATGAACGTACCTCTCCTACCAAGGGTCCTATCCGAGTTTGCCCACGAAAAAACGGGGATTGATATTCACCCAGGCGCGCAAGTCGACTGCCCCCTGTTTATCGACCATGGGACAGGTATTGTGATCGGCGAGACTGCGATTGTCGGCCATCACGTGAAGATTTTCCAAGGCGTGACACTTGGAGCTCCCTCTGTCAAAAGGAATCTGAGAGGCAAGAAGCGGCATCCGACCATTGGAAATCAGGTTGTTTTGTATGCCAATGCAACCATTCTAGGAGGAGATACCCATATCGGCGATGGCACCATCGTCGGCGGCAGCGCCTGGATCACCGACTCGGTGCCTGCGGGATCTCGGGTTTTAGCAAACTTGCCTAATTGA
- a CDS encoding 7TM diverse intracellular signaling domain-containing protein produces the protein MGVFRYILILAIASIADYSIGQETILRASINPLKSEPLGISSRPLTASEIQQGEGLGEFRVRSFSSDYLWFKLRIKSESQGSEWFILTKRYLDHVILYYQDHQGQWVKEESGNAIPPANRSIRSRRHGVALSVPSDGIVAYMGLSFGNAASLNNFIIVDHAGLSDKLEEERLIIGLFCGIAFVLFAYNLFFYLSFKDKTFMMYELFVVTSSVSIALAASPLEFYISEAIGPIPGIIRLLQSFVTIVAMVFVYYYLDLKSLGPKRNLLFKILFAAECFVILSYPFLELKTFSVLVHISPIAIIYMIYCTGVKAFRGDRSALIYLFGFGSVSIGVLIKDLYAAGYINNDFIGASAAIFGVAIEMLFMSFAMGYRVRTKITSLFHDLEESRKDLQVKVKQRTAELEERNSELEKEIRLHQEAKEKIKDQQELLIQSEKMSSLGLMAAGIAHEINNPLAIISGYAENIEKRISRPEADQTVIGPMASRIQLTTKRITKIIRGLRVYARNGEEDPFAPHNLGEIIDDVVAIAKERITDTRIDLRYQESDQQLDISCRAEQISQVILNLVNNSIDAIAPKEVRWIDIQIGSSNNMAQLVITDSGLGIPEDIRKRVFDPFFTTKEIGKGTGLGLSISKGIVEDHNGVLEIDDHHPNTRFILCFPLLAAYQKNRPA, from the coding sequence TTGGGTGTATTTAGGTACATATTAATTCTCGCAATCGCATCTATTGCCGACTACAGCATAGGCCAGGAAACGATCTTGCGTGCATCCATCAACCCGCTCAAGTCTGAGCCACTTGGCATCTCTAGTAGGCCTTTAACAGCCAGTGAGATTCAACAAGGAGAAGGCTTAGGTGAATTTCGAGTCAGAAGCTTCAGCAGCGATTACCTTTGGTTCAAGCTTCGCATCAAAAGCGAGAGCCAGGGGTCTGAATGGTTTATTTTGACAAAGCGCTACCTAGATCATGTGATCTTATACTATCAAGATCACCAAGGTCAGTGGGTCAAAGAGGAATCAGGGAATGCTATCCCCCCCGCAAATAGGAGTATCCGATCTCGGCGCCATGGTGTTGCCCTTTCTGTGCCTTCCGATGGAATTGTAGCCTACATGGGACTCAGCTTTGGTAATGCAGCCTCCCTCAATAACTTTATTATCGTCGATCATGCTGGATTGTCTGACAAACTTGAGGAAGAGCGCCTAATCATAGGCCTATTCTGTGGCATCGCCTTCGTTCTATTCGCCTACAACCTATTCTTCTACCTAAGTTTTAAAGACAAGACGTTTATGATGTATGAGCTTTTCGTTGTCACCAGCAGCGTTTCCATCGCCCTTGCAGCTTCTCCCCTAGAGTTTTACATAAGCGAAGCCATCGGCCCTATACCAGGTATCATTAGACTGCTACAGTCCTTCGTTACTATCGTAGCAATGGTTTTTGTCTACTACTATTTGGATCTCAAAAGCCTAGGCCCAAAACGCAATCTTCTATTTAAAATACTATTCGCTGCTGAATGCTTTGTGATTCTAAGCTATCCGTTTCTTGAACTAAAAACTTTTTCTGTGCTGGTGCATATAAGCCCTATAGCGATTATCTATATGATTTACTGTACGGGAGTCAAAGCGTTTCGAGGCGACAGATCAGCACTGATATATCTCTTTGGATTTGGTTCTGTGTCGATCGGAGTTCTTATCAAAGATCTTTATGCTGCTGGCTATATTAACAATGACTTTATCGGTGCCAGTGCCGCTATTTTTGGTGTCGCTATCGAGATGCTTTTTATGTCATTCGCCATGGGATATCGGGTCCGAACAAAAATAACAAGCCTGTTTCATGATCTTGAAGAGAGTCGTAAAGATCTTCAAGTTAAAGTAAAACAGAGAACGGCAGAACTTGAGGAGCGTAACAGCGAGCTTGAGAAAGAGATTAGACTTCACCAAGAAGCGAAAGAAAAAATTAAAGATCAACAGGAACTCTTGATTCAATCAGAAAAGATGTCCAGCCTAGGACTTATGGCTGCTGGTATTGCTCACGAAATCAATAACCCCTTGGCAATAATTTCTGGTTACGCAGAGAACATCGAAAAGCGTATCAGTCGCCCAGAGGCCGATCAAACCGTTATTGGTCCGATGGCTTCGAGGATCCAGCTAACAACGAAAAGGATTACGAAAATCATTCGCGGTTTGCGTGTCTACGCGAGGAATGGTGAGGAAGATCCTTTTGCTCCACATAACTTAGGAGAAATCATCGACGATGTGGTGGCAATTGCGAAAGAGAGAATCACTGATACTCGAATCGATCTAAGATACCAAGAGAGCGATCAGCAGCTCGATATTTCCTGCCGGGCCGAGCAGATTTCGCAAGTAATTTTAAATCTAGTCAATAACTCTATCGATGCCATAGCCCCGAAAGAAGTCCGCTGGATAGATATCCAAATCGGAAGCTCAAACAATATGGCCCAACTGGTTATCACAGATTCAGGCCTAGGTATACCAGAAGATATCCGAAAGCGAGTCTTCGATCCATTTTTTACCACTAAAGAAATCGGTAAAGGTACTGGACTTGGTCTCAGTATCAGTAAAGGAATCGTCGAGGATCATAACGGTGTTCTTGAAATCGATGACCATCACCCGAACACCCGTTTTATCCTGTGCTTTCCCCTACTCGCTGCCTATCAAAAAAATCGTCCAGCCTAG